From Chryseobacterium gallinarum, one genomic window encodes:
- a CDS encoding MBL fold metallo-hydrolase: MKIEQIYTGCLAQGAYYIVSENEAAIIDPLREVKPYLDRLEKDNVTLKYIFETHFHADFVSGHLDLSKKTGAPIVYGPTAAPEFEAIIAEDSQIFEIGKIKIKVLHTPGHTMESSTYLLIDENGTETAIFTGDTLFLGDVGRPDLAQKATNLTQEDLAGILYDSLQDKIMPLSDSITVYPAHGAGSACGKNMQKETVDTLGNQKRTNYALNQPDKASFIKEVLDGLTAPPKYFGMNVAMNKSGYESLDVVMDKGLHPVDAEDFEALAEETGALILDTRGAADFHKGFIPNSINIGLKGDFAPWVGTLIVDVKHPLLLVTDEGTEEEVITRLSRVGFDNVAGYLKGGFEAWKNAGKETDEIKRITPAEFAEQFTENARIIDVRKLTEYSAEHIENAYNRPLDTISDWARSIDDSEHFFLHCAGGYRSMIAASILNSHGIRNFTEVEGGFNGIKKTGKLPTTDFVCQSKTS, translated from the coding sequence ATGAAAATTGAACAAATATATACGGGCTGTCTGGCTCAGGGTGCCTATTATATTGTTTCAGAAAATGAAGCAGCCATTATTGATCCTCTAAGAGAAGTAAAGCCTTATCTGGATCGTCTGGAAAAAGATAATGTCACTTTAAAGTATATTTTTGAAACACACTTCCATGCTGATTTCGTATCAGGACATTTGGATCTAAGCAAGAAAACAGGTGCCCCTATTGTTTACGGGCCTACAGCTGCTCCTGAATTTGAGGCTATCATTGCGGAAGATTCCCAGATTTTTGAAATCGGGAAAATAAAAATAAAAGTTCTGCATACTCCGGGACACACTATGGAAAGCAGCACTTATCTTTTAATTGATGAAAATGGTACCGAGACCGCTATCTTCACAGGTGATACACTCTTCTTAGGAGATGTGGGAAGACCCGATCTTGCTCAGAAGGCAACCAACCTTACCCAGGAGGACCTTGCCGGGATCCTGTATGACAGCCTCCAGGATAAGATAATGCCTTTGAGTGATAGCATCACCGTTTATCCTGCACATGGTGCCGGCTCTGCTTGCGGAAAAAATATGCAGAAAGAGACCGTGGATACTCTGGGCAACCAAAAAAGAACCAATTACGCACTTAACCAGCCTGATAAGGCTTCTTTCATTAAGGAAGTACTTGATGGCCTTACCGCGCCTCCTAAATATTTCGGGATGAATGTCGCTATGAACAAAAGTGGCTATGAAAGTCTGGATGTAGTAATGGACAAAGGCCTTCATCCTGTTGATGCTGAGGATTTCGAAGCTTTGGCAGAAGAAACGGGAGCTTTAATATTGGATACAAGAGGAGCCGCTGATTTCCACAAAGGATTTATCCCGAACTCCATCAATATAGGACTGAAAGGAGATTTTGCCCCATGGGTAGGAACTTTGATAGTAGACGTAAAACATCCTTTACTACTGGTAACGGATGAGGGAACAGAGGAAGAAGTTATTACCCGGCTTAGCAGAGTAGGATTTGATAATGTAGCAGGATATTTAAAAGGCGGATTTGAGGCCTGGAAGAATGCCGGTAAAGAAACTGATGAAATCAAAAGGATTACCCCCGCTGAATTTGCTGAACAATTTACAGAAAATGCCAGGATTATTGATGTCAGAAAACTGACAGAATATTCTGCAGAACATATTGAAAATGCATACAACAGACCTTTAGACACTATCAGTGACTGGGCCCGTAGTATAGATGATTCCGAACACTTCTTCCTTCATTGTGCCGGCGGATACAGAAGTATGATCGCTGCAAGCATCTTAAACTCTCATGGTATCAGAAATTTCACAGAGGTTGAAGGTGGTTTTAATGGAATTAAAAAAACAGGAAAACTTCCAACCACAGATTTTGTATGTCAATCCAAAACCTCATAA
- a CDS encoding rhodanese-like domain-containing protein, protein MRKTGLKGAALISAFLLSACQTTHVAETSKADIKEVINSSETTLVDVRIPEQYAEGTAKNAINIPLSTIQNNLESLKGKKVVVFCNKGVQADQAVEILKKNGVEVYDGTSWKNVKAIQDEASNK, encoded by the coding sequence ATGAGAAAGACCGGATTAAAAGGAGCGGCTCTGATTTCAGCCTTTTTGTTAAGCGCTTGCCAGACAACCCATGTAGCAGAAACGTCCAAAGCAGATATTAAAGAGGTAATAAACAGTTCAGAAACCACTTTGGTAGACGTAAGAATACCTGAACAATATGCTGAAGGAACGGCAAAAAATGCCATTAATATTCCTTTATCTACAATTCAGAATAATCTGGAAAGTTTAAAAGGTAAAAAAGTGGTTGTTTTTTGCAATAAAGGTGTACAGGCAGATCAGGCTGTGGAAATTTTAAAGAAAAACGGAGTGGAAGTCTATGACGGAACAAGCTGGAAAAACGTAAAAGCCATCCAGGACGAAGCCAGCAATAAATAA
- a CDS encoding thioredoxin family protein, with the protein MSQKFQEIINSERPVLIDFFATWCQPCKVQSSVLNSVKENIGEGARIIKVDVDQYPALASQYGVRGVPTLAIFKNGELLWKESGVHDVNTLTQLLQQYA; encoded by the coding sequence ATGTCACAAAAATTCCAGGAAATTATTAATTCTGAAAGGCCCGTACTTATCGATTTTTTTGCAACATGGTGCCAGCCATGTAAAGTACAGTCATCAGTTTTAAACAGTGTAAAAGAAAATATCGGCGAAGGAGCCAGGATTATAAAAGTAGATGTAGATCAATATCCGGCTTTAGCGTCACAATACGGAGTTCGTGGTGTTCCTACACTGGCCATTTTTAAAAACGGGGAACTCTTATGGAAAGAAAGCGGAGTACATGATGTGAATACATTGACCCAGCTTTTGCAGCAATATGCTTAA
- a CDS encoding nitrilase-related carbon-nitrogen hydrolase → MKVVGLNLDIIWKNKTENFETIERELQNQEADLFILPEMFSTGFCMDASEVSDRHEESLGFLKKISKEKNAAFCGSAPVEQYGKFYNRMYFVQPGGEISFYNKRHLFSFSGEDKVYTPGKNRIIVEYKGIRFLLQVCYDLRFPVFARNNDDYDAILYVANWPEKRVEAWEHLLKARAIENLSFVFGLNRIGTDGNKLFYQESSHCFFADGKEISQKTGNLVSAELNREELDDFRNHFQFLNDRDSFSIQL, encoded by the coding sequence ATGAAAGTTGTAGGACTCAATTTGGATATCATCTGGAAAAATAAGACTGAAAATTTTGAAACAATAGAACGTGAGCTTCAGAATCAGGAAGCAGATTTATTTATTCTTCCTGAAATGTTTTCCACAGGCTTCTGTATGGATGCTTCAGAAGTTTCAGACAGGCATGAAGAATCCCTCGGGTTTTTGAAAAAAATTTCAAAAGAAAAAAATGCTGCATTTTGTGGCAGCGCTCCGGTTGAGCAATACGGGAAATTTTATAACAGAATGTATTTTGTACAGCCCGGAGGAGAAATATCATTCTACAACAAGCGCCATTTATTTTCCTTTTCCGGAGAAGATAAGGTGTACACTCCGGGAAAAAACAGGATCATTGTAGAATATAAAGGCATACGGTTTCTGCTCCAGGTATGCTATGACCTTCGCTTTCCTGTTTTTGCAAGAAATAATGATGATTATGACGCTATATTATATGTTGCCAACTGGCCTGAGAAAAGAGTAGAGGCCTGGGAGCACCTTCTAAAAGCAAGGGCAATTGAAAATCTATCTTTTGTTTTTGGATTAAACAGAATAGGAACAGATGGGAATAAACTGTTTTATCAGGAAAGTTCTCATTGTTTCTTTGCAGACGGGAAAGAAATTTCACAAAAGACCGGAAATCTTGTATCTGCGGAATTGAATAGGGAAGAGCTGGATGATTTCAGAAATCATTTTCAGTTTTTAAATGATCGGGATAGCTTCTCAATCCAGTTATAA
- a CDS encoding DUF6646 family protein, giving the protein MKKLVFMVMIFFCGAMANAQAYTGKGDQKIQLGLNAWGYGTGITGTYDYGLNKLISVGGGLNAYFSNYKDNDKDNRVFVFGRLNFHLNDALNLPAKWDIYPGVDVGVLGKDFGIGAHIGARYFFTEKIGVFAEVGNNGSLGVSFNL; this is encoded by the coding sequence ATGAAGAAATTGGTTTTTATGGTGATGATTTTCTTTTGTGGAGCAATGGCTAATGCCCAGGCCTATACCGGAAAAGGAGATCAAAAAATTCAACTGGGTCTGAATGCCTGGGGGTATGGAACCGGAATTACAGGAACCTATGATTATGGTCTTAACAAACTGATCTCAGTAGGAGGTGGTCTGAATGCTTATTTCAGCAATTATAAAGACAATGATAAAGACAATCGTGTTTTTGTTTTTGGAAGGCTGAATTTTCATTTGAATGATGCCCTGAATCTTCCCGCAAAATGGGATATTTATCCGGGAGTGGATGTAGGAGTACTCGGGAAAGATTTTGGAATCGGAGCACATATCGGGGCTCGTTACTTTTTCACTGAAAAAATCGGCGTATTTGCTGAGGTGGGAAACAACGGAAGTCTTGGAGTTTCTTTCAATTTATAA